The Triticum aestivum cultivar Chinese Spring unplaced genomic scaffold, IWGSC CS RefSeq v2.1 scaffold139907, whole genome shotgun sequence genome has a segment encoding these proteins:
- the LOC123175928 gene encoding cysteine-rich receptor-like protein kinase 6: MPQSACDVYAPCGAYGCCNPRALLYCNCVKGFSQKVQSDWDLQDYSGGCKRNAPLFCQTNSRSAHTQSDKFYVMTDVRLPDNVRGAVAKSSQQCQVACLNNCSCTAYAYNHAGCIVWHGDLINLQQQYMGTGGGTLLLRLAASELPDQQRTSELPDQQSRKTRINGTLDGIRSIDSLLLDLSTLRAATNDFGEGNMLGKGGFGMVHKGVLRDGKQIAVKRLCQSSRQGIGELKSELVLVAKLRHRNLVSLIGVCLEEQEKILVYEFMPNRSLDTILFDSEKRRDLDWGSRFKIISGVARGLQYLHEDSQLKIVHRDLKASNILLDLDYNPKISDFGLAKIFGGDQSEDVTRRIAGTYGYMSPEYAMHGQYSAKSDAFSFGVLVLEIVTGRRNNGSCNSEQYVYLVNLVWEHWTRGNVIELIDPSLSDHPSHVDQVLKCIQIGLLCVQNRPEDRPAMSSVNVMLSSQSARLPSVSMPGFSDGLSGRSDNNSKAASSNGMTITKLEPR; this comes from the exons ATGCCACAGTCAGCGTGCGACGTGTATGCTCCCTGTGGGGCATATGGCTGCTGCAACCCCCGTGCCCTGCTGTACTGCAACTGTGTCAAGGGGTTCAGCCAGAAGGTTCAGAGTGACTGGGACCTCCAAGATTACAGTGGTGGGTGCAAGAGGAATGCACCATTGTTCTGCCAGACCAACTCGAGATCCGCGCACACTCAGTCTGATAAGTTCTATGTCATGACAGATGTGAGGCTACCTGATAATGTTCGGGGTGCAGTTGCCAAAAGCTCTCAACAATGTCAGGTGGCTTGTCTGAATAATTGCTCTTGCACAGCTTACGCTTACAATCACGCCGGGTGCATTGTTTGGCATGGGGACCTGATTAACCTCCAACAACAATACATGGGAACTGGAGGAGGCACACTCCTCCTCAGGCTTGCAGCATCGGAGCTGCCAGATCAACAAAGGACATCCGAGCTGCCAGATCAACAAAGCAGGAAAACAAGGATCAATG GTACATTGGATGGTATTCGAAGCATCGATTCACTTCTTCTCGATCTATCAACACTAAGAGCGGCGACAAATGACTTCGGCGAAGGAAATATGCTTGGTAAAGGAGGTTTTGGGATGGTTCATAAG GGAGTCCTACGTGACGGTAAACAAATAGCAGTAAAAAGACTATGTCAGAGTTCCAGACAAGGAATAGGGGAACTGAAAAGTGAACTTGTCCTGGTCGCTAAGCTTCGCCACAGGAATCTTGTGAGCCTCATTGGCGTTTGTTTGGAAGAACAAGAGAAAATACTTGTGTATGAATTTATGCCCAACAGAAGCCTTGACACCATTCTTTTCG ATTCTGAGAAACGCAGAGACTTAGATTGGGGAAGCAGATTCAAAATTATCAGTGGGGTTGCTAGGGGACTGCAGTATCTCCATGAAGATTCTCAACTGAAGATAGTTCACCGTGACCTGAAAGCGAGCAATATCCTGTTGGACCTTGATTACAACCCTAAGATTTCTGACTTTGGCTTAGCGAAGATATTCGGAGGGGATCAATCAGAAGATGTCACTAGGCGCATCGCTGGGACATA CGGATACATGTCGCCTGAATATGCCATGCATGGTCAATACTCCGCAAAGTCGGACGCATTCAGCTTCGGTGTTTTGGTTTTGGAGATCGTCACAGGGAGAAGAAACAATGGCTCCTGCAACTCCGAGCAATATGTCTATCTCGTAAACCtt GTATGGGAGCACTGGACCAGGGGAAATGTCATCGAGTTGATCGATCCATCCCTTAGCGACCATCCCTCTCACGTTGACCAGGTGCTGAAGTGCATCCAGATCGGGCTGCTGTGCGTGCAGAACAGGCCTGAAGATAGGCCGGCGATGTCGTCGGTGAATGTCATGCTTAGCAGCCAGAGTGCTCGCCTCCCTTCTGTTTCCATGCCAGGCTTCTCTGACGGATTGAGTGGACGCAGTGACAATAATTCAAAAGCGGCGTCCTCAAATGGAATGACCATCACAAAGCTCGAGCCAAGATGA